The following proteins are encoded in a genomic region of Dyadobacter sp. UC 10:
- the lysS gene encoding lysine--tRNA ligase: MLLSEQEILRRQKREELIRMGIEPYPVEEFVVNTYVSDILKNYENNKIDYKHVSMAGRLMGFRIMGSAAFAEFQDSSGRIQLYFRRDDLCPGEDKTLYNTVFKKLLDIGDIIGITGFVFTTQTGEISIHVQEFKILNKSLRPLPVVKRDEEGNIYDGFTDPELRYRQRYVDLIVNPDIRDIFIKRARIITTMRSFFDSNNWLEVETPVLQSIHGGAAARPFTTHHNALDLGLYLRIATELHLKRLIVGGFEGVYEFGKLFRNEGMDRTHNPEFTTVELYVAYKDYIWMMKMTEELLEKVAIAVNGTTKAVFGGVELDFAGPYPRLSITDAIRQYTGLNVEELDEVAIREQCRTWGMEVSDSMGKGKLIDEIFGEKVEEHIIQPTFITDHPVEMSPLTKKHRTKQGMVERFELFVNGREIANAYSELNDPIEQKERFEDQLKLKERGDDEAMEMDDDFIRSLEYGMPPTSGIGIGIDRLTMLLTDNSSIQEVIFFPQMRPEKKVEIAKESDYINAGVPAVWVPALQKMNILTIEQLKAANANKIFNDLGGMRKKLKIDEKMPQLDDVKSWVE; encoded by the coding sequence ATGCTACTTAGCGAACAGGAAATATTGCGCCGCCAAAAGCGAGAGGAATTAATCCGAATGGGTATTGAACCCTACCCGGTTGAAGAATTCGTAGTCAACACTTATGTCTCTGATATTCTTAAGAATTATGAGAACAATAAGATTGACTACAAGCATGTATCGATGGCGGGCAGGTTGATGGGCTTCCGGATTATGGGAAGCGCCGCATTCGCCGAATTCCAGGATAGCTCAGGGCGCATTCAGCTTTATTTCCGCAGAGACGATCTCTGCCCGGGAGAGGATAAAACGCTTTATAATACGGTATTTAAAAAGTTACTGGATATCGGTGACATTATCGGAATTACCGGTTTTGTTTTTACTACTCAGACGGGCGAAATTTCAATTCACGTCCAGGAATTCAAAATTTTGAACAAATCCCTGCGCCCGCTGCCGGTTGTGAAGCGGGATGAAGAAGGAAATATCTATGACGGATTTACGGATCCCGAACTCAGGTACCGCCAGCGCTACGTCGATCTGATCGTTAATCCTGATATCCGCGACATTTTTATCAAACGCGCCAGGATCATTACTACCATGCGTTCGTTTTTTGATTCAAATAATTGGCTGGAAGTTGAAACGCCCGTATTGCAATCAATCCACGGTGGTGCAGCAGCGCGCCCGTTTACCACCCACCATAATGCGCTGGACTTGGGATTATATCTACGCATTGCCACAGAACTACACCTCAAAAGGTTGATCGTCGGCGGTTTTGAAGGGGTTTATGAGTTTGGCAAGCTATTCAGGAATGAAGGAATGGACCGTACCCATAATCCGGAATTTACAACGGTAGAACTTTACGTAGCCTATAAAGATTATATCTGGATGATGAAAATGACCGAAGAGCTGCTGGAAAAAGTGGCAATTGCGGTCAATGGAACTACCAAAGCTGTATTCGGCGGTGTAGAGCTGGATTTCGCCGGACCTTACCCGAGGCTGAGCATCACGGATGCGATCCGTCAATATACGGGTTTGAATGTAGAAGAACTCGATGAAGTTGCGATCCGCGAGCAGTGCCGGACCTGGGGAATGGAAGTGAGCGACAGCATGGGCAAAGGCAAACTGATCGACGAAATTTTTGGAGAAAAGGTCGAAGAACATATTATCCAGCCCACTTTCATTACTGATCACCCTGTTGAGATGTCACCGCTTACTAAAAAGCACCGGACCAAACAGGGTATGGTAGAGCGTTTTGAACTTTTTGTAAACGGAAGGGAAATTGCAAATGCATATTCAGAGCTGAACGATCCGATCGAACAAAAGGAGCGCTTTGAGGATCAGCTAAAATTGAAAGAGCGTGGGGATGATGAGGCAATGGAAATGGATGATGACTTCATCAGGTCACTGGAATACGGGATGCCGCCAACATCAGGCATTGGTATCGGAATCGACCGGCTGACCATGTTGCTGACCGACAATTCGAGCATTCAGGAAGTGATTTTCTTCCCGCAGATGCGTCCTGAGAAAAAAGTGGAAATTGCGAAGGAATCCGATTATATCAATGCTGGAGTGCCCGCAGTGTGGGTGCCTGCTT